The Rhizobium rhizogenes sequence TGATGCGGATGCCTGTGGTCAGGTATCCGCACGCTGTTATCCCCGCAACGTCGGACGGTCGATGCCAAGGTGGTCGCGCAGCGTCGAGCCTTCGTATTCCTTGCGGAACAGGCCACGTTCCTGCAGAAGCGGCACGACCTCGCGGTTGAATTCTTCGAGCCCACCAGGGAAGAAGGGCGGCATGACGTTGAAGCCGTCGGCCGCGCCGTTTTCGAACCATTCCTGCATCCGGTCCGCCACGTCCTTGGCCGTGCCCATGACGATATGGTGGCCGCGTCCGGCGGCGACGCGCAGCGCCAGTTCGCGGATCGTCAGCTTTTCACGGCGCGCCAGTTCGGTCAGAAGTTCGGCGCGGCTGCGCAGCTGATCGGAGATCGGCAGGTCCGGCAGCGGGCCGTCGAGATCGTAATCCGCCAGGCTGTGGCCGATGCGTTCTTCAAGCAGCGGCATGGCGCTCTTGATATCCGTCCAGCGGTTCAGTTCCTTCAGCTTTTCACCGGCTTCCTCGAAGCTCCTGCCGATGATCGGCATGAAACCCGGCATGACGGCCACACTTGCCGGATCGCGGCCGAACTTTTCCACCCGCGCCTTGAGACTGGTGTAGAAGGCCTGCGCTTCGGAAATCGCCTGCTGTGCGGTGAAGACGATATCGGCGGTACGGGCGGCGAGATCCTGTCCCGGGCCGGAGGAGCCGGCCTGAATGAGAACCGGGTGTCCCTGCGGCGAGCGCGGAATATTGAGCGGCCCCTTGACCGTGAAATATTTGCCTTCGTGATTGAGGATGTGGACCTTTGCCGGATCGACATAGCGGCCCGCCTGCTTGTCCTTGATGAAGGCGTCGTCATCCCAGCTGTCCCAAAGGCCGCGAACGACGTTCACATATTCTTCGGCCACCGCATAACGCTCGTCATGCTCGGGGTGGTCCTTGGAGAAATTCGCCGCCGTGCGGGCATAAGAAGTGGTGACGATGTTCCAGGCCGCGCGGCCATGGCTCAAATGGTCGATGGACGCGAAGGCGCGGGCGGTGTGATAGGGCTCGCCATAGGTTGTGGAGGCCGTTGCGGCCAGGCCGATCTTGTCGGTCACCATGGCAAGCGCTGCGAGCAGGGTCAGCGGCTCGAAGCGCGCGATCATCGACGGATGGGCGTCGACGCCGCTGGTCAGGCCGTCGGCCAGGAAAACCATGTCGAACTTCGCCGCTTCGGCCATTTTCGTAACGCGGGTGAGCAGATCGAGATTCTCGCTGCCGGCCTCCGCATCGGGGTGACGCCAGCCGGAAACGTGGTGCCCGGCGCCCTGCAGGAAAAGGCCGAGATGCATCTGTCTTTTGCGGGTCGTATTGGTCATGGGGATCATGCCTTCATGTCGGTCGGGTTATATTTCAGTTGCCAGAAGCGTCTCGAGCTTCCGGAGATCGGCTGCGGTTTTCATGCTCCGCACCAGTGCCGGAATTCCGGCGAATTTCTCATTGCCGCCGGTGGCATCGGCGAATTTCTCCGTCGGATCGTCGATGCCCGGCAGGCCGTCGATGCGACGTGACAGCAATGTTCCGTCTTTCTTTGTCACATCGATGACCACGAAACGGGTGGTCGGGTCGGGCGACAGGCGGCGGGCTGTTTCGTCATGCCGGCGCGAGACTTTTGCCGAAAGTGTCAGCAGATCGGCGCGTGCCGGGCGCTCGTCGAAATGGCCGATGCCGAGTGCTCCGTCCGCGAGCGCTGCGGCGAAAACATATTCGGGGCTGAAGCGCGCATCGATGCCGGTGGCGGGCGTGGCGGTGCCGACAAGGGCGGCATCGCCGCCCGGCGGGAAGGTGATGACAACAGTTTCGATTTCGTCCGGCGTCAGATCATGCGCGTTGCGCAGTGCCAGCGCTCCAACGGCGACGGGGTGGGCGGCGGTGCAACAGGGA is a genomic window containing:
- a CDS encoding LLM class flavin-dependent oxidoreductase, translating into MIPMTNTTRKRQMHLGLFLQGAGHHVSGWRHPDAEAGSENLDLLTRVTKMAEAAKFDMVFLADGLTSGVDAHPSMIARFEPLTLLAALAMVTDKIGLAATASTTYGEPYHTARAFASIDHLSHGRAAWNIVTTSYARTAANFSKDHPEHDERYAVAEEYVNVVRGLWDSWDDDAFIKDKQAGRYVDPAKVHILNHEGKYFTVKGPLNIPRSPQGHPVLIQAGSSGPGQDLAARTADIVFTAQQAISEAQAFYTSLKARVEKFGRDPASVAVMPGFMPIIGRSFEEAGEKLKELNRWTDIKSAMPLLEERIGHSLADYDLDGPLPDLPISDQLRSRAELLTELARREKLTIRELALRVAAGRGHHIVMGTAKDVADRMQEWFENGAADGFNVMPPFFPGGLEEFNREVVPLLQERGLFRKEYEGSTLRDHLGIDRPTLRG